One window of Acropora palmata chromosome 1, jaAcrPala1.3, whole genome shotgun sequence genomic DNA carries:
- the LOC141882189 gene encoding SURP and G-patch domain-containing protein 1-like, which produces MASSTDRQKFVEDKKQELLRRIAEKKKNEQTKQSNENFSTQGSSQTASKGGAMFLNDGNFLARFQAMQQQNTQSAASLCSNTAGASGVTSDPRPAVSLKLTTVKKTTPAKTVATRPDIFEAPEDVEENVPPPEDKDTLDNIEVLAARVVRGGDKVEHAAIQENANNPEYKFLFDLNSQEHKYYRNLVTCLRRGAAEGDKEAKKETNSSISSSCGGERKRKRKSRWESAPPAFASTGNDAAIAAALAVAAEIEHSVPMSNREEEEKQRQIKEQQEIQQMYMRILAQRAACQGGRRAEVTEDKPKYEYDSDEDTEGGTWEHKKRKAEMRETEEKAQNLTTKGKGKHHIGDFLPPEEMKKFTAKVKVVKGESSLDNFDFSDYAEHKIKEDNIGYKMLQQAGWQEGKGLGSKGQGITAPVDRGRAPEDLGGLGEDKPGEVQSEDDEFDLYRKRMMLAYRFRPNPLNNPRRPYY; this is translated from the exons ATGGCGTCCTCCACGGATCGACAGAAGTTTGTAGAGGACAAAAAGCAAGAACTTCTTCGTCGCATTgcggagaaaaagaaaaacgagcAAACCAAGCagtcaaatgaaaatttttctaCCCAGGGAAGTTCGCAAACTGCTTCGAAGGGGGGTGCAATGTTTCTAAATGATGGCAACTTCTTAGCTCGATTTCAAGCTatgcaacaacaaaacacacaATCTGCAGCCAGTCTTTGTTCGAATACAGCGGGCGCGTCAGGCGTTACCTCGGATCCTCGGCCTGCTGTTAGTTTGAAATTGACAACCGTGAAGAAAACGACGCCTGCCAAAACAGTGGCAACTCGACCAGACATTTTTGAAGCGCCCGAAGATGTCGAGGAAAAtg TTCCCCCACCAGAGGACAAGGACACTCTTGACAACATTGAGGTTCTAGCAGCCAGAGTTGTAAGAGGTGGAGACAAAGTGGAGCATGCTGCCATCCaggaaaatgcaaacaatCCAGAGTATAA GTTTTTGTTTGACTTGAATAGTCAAGAACACAAGTACTACAGGAACCTTGTGACATGTTTGAGGCGCGGTGCAGCAGAAGGTGATAAAgaggcaaaaaaagaaactaacagTAGCATTAGTAGCAGCTGTGGCGgtgagagaaaaagaaagagaaagagtaGATGGGAATCAGCTCCACCTGCATTTGCATCCACTGGGAATGACGCAGCAATTGCAGCTGCTCTCGCTGTGGCGGCAGAGATTGAGCATAGTGTTCCGATGAGCAATagagaggaagaagaaaaacagaGGCAGATCAAAGAACAACAGGAG ATTCAACAAATGTACATGAGAATCTTGGCACAACGAGCTGCTTGTCAAGGAGGAAGAAGAGCAGAAGTAACAGAAGACAAACCAAAGTATGAATACGACTCTGATGAAGATACAGAGGGAGGAACATGGGAGCacaaaaagaggaaagctGAAATGAGAGAAACAGAAG AAAAGGCTCAAAACCTGACGACGAAGGGTAAAGGTAAACATCACATTGGTGACTTTCTTCCACCTGAGGAAATGAAGAAGTTCACAGCCAAGGTGAAAGTTGTAAAGGGGGAAAGCTCGCTAGACAATTTTGACTTCTCTGACTATGCTGAGCATAAAATTAAAGAGGACAATATTGGGTACAAGATGCTTCAGCAAGCTGGCTGGCAGGAAGGGAAGGGATTAGGATCAAAAGGACAAGGCATCACAGCTCCTGTCGACAG AGGTCGTGCGCCTGAAGATCTTGGTGGACTGGGAGAAGATAAGCCAGGGGAGGTACAGAGTGAAGATGATGAGTTTGACTTGTATCGAAAGAGGATGATGTTAGCTTACAGATTCCGACCCAATCCACTG AATAATCCCAGGAGACCCTACTATTAG
- the LOC141882198 gene encoding large ribosomal subunit protein uL24m-like, translated as MPSVPWKPFGYNSVLPRRFPRKRRGNKRQPIIPLKEWKIVRGDTVMLLSGKDKGKTGKVSEVVRSKNWLFVEGLNTHYRYLKPSGDFKGGLVPSEAPVQVSEVSLLDPSDGKPTEVSYRYTERGDKVRVSERTGRIIAKPPWERRDWKSRTALKVGPFDTPAAAVTKQTYFPSLLYFHEEIMLAMNVSASVPKTKPERRDLMLKEVETFAGWGSDKSVANIKLGWMDRIYLFATHYTDKIVRFLRIDKL; from the exons ATGCCTTCTGTTCCATGGAAGCCGTTTGGTTACAACAGCGTATTACCTCGAAGATTTCCCCGAAAACGACGTGGAAATAAACGGCAGCCAATTATTCCTTTGAAGGAATGGAAAATAGTTCGAGGAGACACA GTGATGCTTTTATCAGGAAAAGACAAAGGGAAGACTGGGAAAGTGTCTGAAGTTGTTAGAAGTAAGAATTGGCTGTTTGTGGAAGGCCTCAACACT CACTATCGTTACCTCAAACCCTCTGGTGATTTTAAAGGGGGCCTCGTACCCAGTGAGGCTCCTGTCCAAGTGTCTGAGGTATCACTCTTGGATCCATCAGATGG CAAACCCACAGAGGTATCATATCGATACACTGAGAGAGGTGACAAGGTTAGAGTTTCAGAGCGTACAGGTCGAATAATTGCTAAACCACCCTGGGAAAGACGAGACTGGAAAAGCCGCACAGCTCTCAAAG TTGGGCCATTTGACACGCCTGCTGCTGCAGTAACCAAGCAGACATACTTTCCATCGCTCCTCTATTTTCATGAAGAGATAATGCTGGCTATGAATGTGTCTGCATCAGTCCCAAAGACAAAGCCAGAGAGAAGAGACTTAATGCTGAAGGAAgttgaaacatttgctggatGGGGAAGTGACAAATCTGTAGCCAATATAAAGTTGGGCTGGATGGATAGAATTTACCTTTTCGCAACTCACTACACAGATAAAATAGTGCGATTTCTTAGAATTGATAAATTATAG